One region of Nycticebus coucang isolate mNycCou1 chromosome 10, mNycCou1.pri, whole genome shotgun sequence genomic DNA includes:
- the LOC128596258 gene encoding T-cell surface glycoprotein CD1b-like, producing the protein MLLLPFQLLAVLLPGADSEDGFQGPTSYHVIQISSFANSTWAKNRGSGWLDDLQIHGWDSDSGTAIFLKPWSKGNLSDEEVAELEELFQIYFYGFTEEIQEHANEFQIEYPFEIQGIAGCQLRSGGAIAIFVSGALGGLDFLRFENDTCVPAPEGGIKARILCTLFMQYQGMIYIAKKLLFEICPRFLLSILDAGKAELQRQVKPKAWLSSGPSPGPGRLLLVCHVSGFYPKSVWVMWMRGEQEQPGTQHSDLLPNADWTWYLQATLDVAAGEAAGLSCRVKHSSLEGQDIILHWGRPISVALICVAIIVPSFILLLCFALWYMRRWSYQDIP; encoded by the exons ATGCTGCTTCTGCCATTTCAATTGTTAGCTGTTCTCCTCCCAGGTGCTGACAGTGAGGATG GCTTCCAAGGACCCACTTCTTACCATGTCATCCAGATCTCATCGTTTGCCAACAGCACCTGGGCAAAAAATCGAGGTTCAGGCTGGTTGGATGATTTGCAGATTCACGGCTGGGACAGTGACTCAGGCACTGCCATATTCCTGAAGCCCTGGTCCAAGGGCAACCTCAGTGACGAAGAGGTTGCTGAGCTGGAGGAACTATTCCAAATCTACTTCTATGGATTTACTGAAGAAATACAGGAACATGCCAACGAATTCCAGATAGAAT ACCCCTTTGAGATCCAGGGCATAGCAGGCTGTCAGCTACGTTCTGGGGGAGCCATAGCAATCTTCGTGAGTGGAGCTTTAGGAGGACTGGATTTCCTGAGATTCGAGAATGATACATGTGTGCCTGCCCCAGAGGGTGGCATCAAAGCACGGATACTCTGCACACTATTCATGCAATATCAAGGAATGATCTACATTGCAAAGAAGCTCCTGTTTGAAATCTGTCCCCGATTTCTGTTGAGCATTCTGGATGCAGGGAAGGCAGAGCTGCAAAGGCAAG TGAAGCCCAAGGCCTGGCTGTCCAGTGGCCCCAGTCCTGGGCCTGGCCGTCTGCTGCTGGTCTGCCACGTCTCAGGATTCTACCCAAAGTCCGTGTGGGTGATGTGGATGCGGGGTGAGCAGGAGCAGCCGGGCACTCAGCACAGCGACCTCCTGCCCAATGCTGACTGGACATGGTATCTCCAAGCGACGCTGGACGTGGCGGCTGGGGAGGCTGCTGGCCTGTCCTGCCGGGTGAAGCACAGCAGTCTAGAGGGCCAGGACATCATCCTCCACTGGG GACGACCCATCTCTGTTGCTTTGATCTGTGTGGCAATAATAGTGCCCTCCTTCATCCTTTTACTGTGCTTTGCATTATGGTATATGAGGCGCTG GTCATATCAAGATATCCCTTGA